The stretch of DNA GATGGAGCGATGAAGAACGAAGAGATCTACAACATCTTTGACACGGCTGCGTTGTTGAACCGTCCGCTGTCCGTCAACGTGACCGATCGGTCGGGCGTGGCGGGCGTCGCATTCTGGATTCGTCAGCATACCGGACAGAATCTTCCGAAAGATCACCCGGCGGTTGAGGCCATCCACGCATGGGTGATGCAACAGTACACATCGGGGCGCACGACGGCGATCTCGGATGAGGAGATGGCCGAGCAGGTCGGGCAGCGCCTGCAGAAGGTCCCGCTGTCGTGACTCACGCGGCCGCCGGCAAACGAACGCCGTCATGCCGGCCACCGGTGACGCGGGCCGCGGTGAATGGACCTGCGGTCGGCTGAGATCGCGATTCGGCAGTTCTCCCGCACGCTCTTTGGAGCGGATCCGGCGGAGGTCAGACAATTCTTGGCCGAGGCGGCGGCGACCCTCGATCGCGTGAACAACGAACTCACCGGGGTCATTCTGGAGCGCACGACGCTTCAGACGACTCTCAAACAGGCATGCGCAGAGGTCGAGGCGCTGCGACGACAGCTGGCCGCGGCCCACGAAAAACTCTCGGCATACCAGGGACAAGAGAGCCTGATCGCCCAGGTGCTGCTCAACGCTGAGAGAGTCACCGAGGATCTCACGCGTGAGAGCAGAGCGCAGGCCGAACAGGCGATCGCCGAGGCCAACGCCGCCGCCGAGCAAACCGTCCAATCGGCCCGCCAAGCGGCGGCCGATCTCCTGAGGACCGCTCGGATGCGTGCGCAGCAGGCGATTGAGGCCGCAGAACACGCCGCCGCCGCCCGCCTCGGCGAGGTCCGGATCGAAGCAGAGAGCATCACGGACGAAGCACGCCGCACCGCCGCGGAGGTGCAGCAGGCGGCGCGCCG from bacterium encodes:
- a CDS encoding DivIVA domain-containing protein, with protein sequence MDLRSAEIAIRQFSRTLFGADPAEVRQFLAEAAATLDRVNNELTGVILERTTLQTTLKQACAEVEALRRQLAAAHEKLSAYQGQESLIAQVLLNAERVTEDLTRESRAQAEQAIAEANAAAEQTVQSARQAAADLLRTARMRAQQAIEAAEHAAAARLGEVRIEAESITDEARRTAAEVQQAARR